In a genomic window of Deltaproteobacteria bacterium:
- a CDS encoding trehalose-6-phosphate synthase codes for MTWTDTILQSAVREYLGERRLIVVSNREPYLHRYDGDRMICERPASGMASGLDPVLRTCGGVWVAHGSGAADRLVVDAHNRVNVPPEGPRYTLKRVWLTKEEEARYYYGFSNEALWPLCHVVFTRPRFTPEDWNAYVRVNEKFARAVLEEIGDTPAMVWVQDYHFALLPRLLKEAQPDILVAQFWHVPWPNPEVFRICPWKQDILWGLLANDLLGFHIRYHCDNFLATVDRELEVRVDRERSSVFHHNGVETQVRPFPIGTDFAALSRQVDGEDVTAITRQLTTTFGLHGHRICLGLDRFDYTKGIPERIRAIDRLFAKYPEHRERVMFLQAGPESRGHLARYKELNEEINDLVEAVNWRHGTGTWTPILLLRRHFSLSQVLALFRLAEVCVVSPLHDGMNLVAKEYIAAKNDENGVLVLSQFTGAARELPQALSINPYDIESCTDAIHTALTMEQEERVIRMRGLRATVEKHNIYRWAGKVLETLALLRNASDFSSIPVVLHAGTSMDNSLEEEGDATHDR; via the coding sequence ATGACGTGGACAGATACCATCCTGCAAAGCGCCGTTCGTGAGTATCTTGGCGAACGGCGACTGATCGTCGTGTCAAATCGCGAACCTTACTTACATCGCTACGATGGCGACCGCATGATTTGCGAGCGCCCGGCTTCCGGCATGGCGAGTGGGCTCGACCCCGTGCTCCGCACCTGTGGAGGGGTATGGGTCGCCCACGGCAGTGGCGCTGCGGACCGCTTGGTGGTCGATGCCCACAATCGCGTCAACGTGCCGCCGGAAGGGCCGCGCTACACGCTCAAACGAGTTTGGCTGACCAAAGAAGAAGAAGCCAGGTATTATTACGGATTTTCCAACGAAGCCCTCTGGCCCCTCTGTCACGTGGTCTTCACGCGGCCCCGTTTTACGCCGGAGGACTGGAACGCATACGTGCGGGTGAACGAAAAATTCGCCCGGGCTGTGCTCGAAGAGATCGGCGACACGCCCGCGATGGTGTGGGTGCAAGACTATCATTTCGCCCTGCTGCCGCGACTGCTCAAAGAGGCGCAGCCAGATATCTTGGTTGCGCAATTCTGGCATGTGCCCTGGCCTAATCCCGAAGTGTTCCGCATTTGCCCGTGGAAGCAGGACATCCTCTGGGGATTACTGGCGAACGACCTGCTCGGTTTTCATATTCGCTATCACTGCGACAACTTCCTCGCCACCGTAGACCGCGAGTTGGAAGTACGGGTGGACCGCGAACGGTCCTCGGTGTTTCATCATAACGGCGTGGAAACGCAGGTGCGGCCCTTCCCCATCGGCACGGATTTCGCCGCGCTCTCACGCCAAGTGGACGGCGAGGACGTCACCGCTATCACCCGACAACTGACGACAACCTTCGGGTTGCACGGCCATCGCATCTGTCTTGGGCTCGATCGCTTCGATTACACCAAAGGCATTCCCGAACGCATACGCGCCATCGATCGCCTCTTCGCTAAGTACCCCGAGCATCGCGAACGTGTGATGTTCCTGCAAGCGGGACCGGAGAGTCGCGGACACCTGGCGCGCTATAAAGAACTGAACGAAGAGATCAACGACCTCGTAGAAGCAGTCAACTGGCGACACGGGACCGGCACGTGGACGCCAATCCTGTTGCTCCGTCGTCATTTTTCCCTCTCGCAAGTGCTCGCGTTGTTTCGCTTGGCGGAGGTCTGTGTGGTCAGCCCGCTGCACGACGGCATGAATCTCGTCGCGAAAGAGTATATCGCCGCAAAGAACGACGAGAACGGCGTGCTCGTCCTAAGCCAATTTACCGGCGCGGCGCGAGAGTTACCTCAGGCGTTGTCGATCAACCCGTACGATATCGAAAGTTGTACCGACGCCATTCACACGGCCTTAACGATGGAGCAAGAAGAACGCGTCATCCGCATGCGCGGGTTACGCGCGACCGTAGAGAAGCACAACATCTACCGGTGGGCGGGAAAAGTCTTGGAAACCTTAGCATTGCTGCGAAACGCCAGTGACTTTTCATCCATACCGGTAGTCCTCCACGCGGGGACTAGCATGGACAACAGTCTCGAAGAGGAAGGAGACGCCACTCATGACCGATAG
- a CDS encoding tail fiber protein, producing MSKSPIIWQWMTSGIVAFALAFSATEALPSDLPVSYRVLLSKTKRQVNGTQLTFNLHTDAACATAPVFTDTVFIEDASLLEELRLIKRTGADPVPRLAHLQHVLTGVTPTPVLFLHIVGAFPPTGEECQQQILPASNTNFPPGAIALWSGLLANLPPGWALCDGANGTPDLQDRFAQGASAGQEPGSTGGASTHSHTATHTHPFSATSGQHDEDAVVAGVGANIARENHTHAVSGTTGSSSPSTDTPSHLPRFYKLAFIFKLP from the coding sequence ATGAGCAAATCACCGATCATATGGCAATGGATGACTTCAGGAATTGTGGCGTTCGCGTTGGCGTTCTCTGCGACTGAGGCTTTGCCCTCAGACCTCCCTGTCAGTTACCGTGTACTCTTGAGCAAGACGAAAAGGCAAGTCAATGGCACACAACTGACGTTCAACCTTCACACCGACGCGGCCTGCGCCACCGCGCCGGTCTTCACCGACACAGTATTCATCGAGGACGCATCCCTGCTCGAAGAACTGCGTCTCATCAAACGCACGGGCGCGGACCCGGTGCCGCGCTTGGCGCATCTGCAACACGTGCTCACGGGCGTGACTCCCACGCCGGTGCTCTTCCTGCACATAGTCGGCGCGTTTCCTCCGACAGGAGAGGAATGTCAACAACAAATCCTCCCAGCCTCAAACACGAACTTTCCTCCTGGCGCCATTGCTCTCTGGTCCGGCTTGCTCGCCAATCTCCCGCCGGGTTGGGCGTTGTGCGATGGCGCCAACGGCACGCCGGACTTACAAGACCGCTTCGCGCAGGGGGCTTCGGCTGGTCAAGAGCCAGGATCAACCGGAGGGGCATCGACCCACAGCCATACGGCGACGCATACGCACCCCTTTTCCGCTACCTCAGGTCAGCATGACGAGGATGCGGTCGTTGCCGGGGTTGGAGCTAACATCGCTCGGGAAAATCACACCCACGCGGTCAGCGGGACAACCGGCTCTTCCTCGCCAAGCACAGACACCCCTTCCCATTTGCCGCGTTTTTATAAACTGGCGTTTATCTTCAAGCTGCCTTAG
- the otsB gene encoding trehalose-phosphatase encodes MTDRKNAAALRIAQSSFLSSGCFFDYLVSGQLTPMITTSSLHPVHEATEPTVALRCAAALRLFVALDYDGTLVSIAPRPEEARPTATVLDLLSRLAQTPDISVVIVSGRPLADLRTLLPIPGVAYIGTHGLEICTAEGEVSSLLPPGAFSTILSCLRRDAERLIAGVPGVFLEDKGQALALHYRLAPQETAARLVPQFLANIRGYQTRGVALEVLHGKKTLEVCPVGVNKGKALQFFLRPRDPATLPLYIGDDATDEAAFRALHRHGITILVADPPRHTFAQYYVRNPDEVSQLITRMLNMRDSAQRDA; translated from the coding sequence ATGACCGATAGGAAGAACGCTGCCGCATTGCGGATCGCTCAATCCTCGTTCTTGAGTTCCGGTTGTTTTTTCGACTACCTCGTATCTGGCCAGCTGACCCCGATGATCACGACCTCATCTCTTCACCCTGTCCATGAAGCAACCGAGCCTACTGTGGCGCTTCGATGCGCGGCGGCTCTCCGCCTCTTTGTAGCTCTCGATTACGATGGGACGTTAGTGTCAATCGCTCCTCGTCCCGAAGAAGCGCGCCCGACCGCGACCGTGCTCGATTTACTGTCGCGATTGGCGCAGACGCCGGACATCAGCGTCGTGATCGTTAGCGGACGCCCGCTAGCCGATCTTCGCACTCTCCTTCCCATCCCAGGAGTGGCATACATCGGTACGCACGGCCTGGAGATCTGTACTGCAGAAGGAGAAGTCTCTTCCCTTCTCCCGCCTGGTGCTTTTTCCACGATCTTGAGCTGCTTACGGCGTGACGCCGAACGCCTCATCGCAGGAGTTCCTGGAGTCTTTCTCGAAGACAAAGGACAAGCGCTGGCGTTGCACTACCGTCTAGCACCTCAGGAAACCGCCGCACGCCTTGTGCCCCAGTTCCTCGCGAACATTCGCGGGTATCAAACGAGAGGGGTCGCGTTAGAGGTGTTGCATGGGAAGAAAACGCTCGAAGTTTGTCCCGTGGGTGTCAATAAAGGAAAAGCGCTGCAATTCTTTCTGCGTCCGCGCGACCCGGCGACACTCCCGCTCTACATCGGCGACGACGCCACCGACGAGGCCGCGTTTCGGGCATTGCATAGGCACGGCATCACCATTCTCGTGGCGGACCCACCACGACACACCTTCGCGCAGTACTACGTGCGCAATCCAGATGAAGTCTCGCAGTTGATCACGCGCATGCTCAACATGCGCGACTCGGCGCAACGCGACGCTTAG
- a CDS encoding HAMP domain-containing protein, with translation MDLTMSLGNKLTWYLLIGVLAVMGLDVYFSLKRTHTNLLDDIRREVAAISRTLRVSLEKAGDDDPQRYFTQLAPEISGFENVLGVVFYDQQGRRATLSPSLQDQVLPTVDVRRVIETKMPIEGVFTTGVGQRYYRVEPIVGTHGRGLAAFLVIEDFPFFTRELRGRMAQSVLTILMLLIVLSAIVSIIIRQGITQPLRTLTHRVEEIDAGKFDQRLRLHRRDEIGRLAQAFDQMCVRLEEAYRQLLEEGKEKAHLERALRHSETLAALGKMASRLAHEIGTPLNVIQGRAEQLLRRNILEEKDRVFLNVIVSQIERISGFIRQLLTLARRPEPQLRPVAVNEIVLRVWNIMTLQEHPDGIKIVLDLMLAPPPTLGDPDQLQQVILNLTVNAVQAVGRDGRVTLRTRVDTANASLHGESIVIEVADTGPGIAQSEQAQVFEPFFTTKGMEGGTGLGLAICKEIVLNHHGEIRVESEKGTGTRFVVALPTTSVRTDQPSLLGNLQREHDYDNDIA, from the coding sequence ATGGACTTGACGATGAGCCTCGGCAATAAACTCACGTGGTATCTCTTAATTGGCGTCCTCGCCGTGATGGGATTGGACGTTTACTTTAGTCTCAAACGCACGCATACCAACTTACTGGACGATATCCGCCGCGAAGTCGCCGCCATCAGCCGCACGCTCCGAGTCTCGCTGGAAAAGGCTGGGGATGACGATCCCCAGCGCTACTTCACCCAACTGGCCCCCGAAATCAGCGGCTTTGAAAACGTCCTTGGCGTGGTGTTCTATGACCAACAGGGACGGAGGGCGACCCTCTCACCGTCCTTACAGGACCAAGTGTTGCCAACAGTCGACGTCCGCAGAGTGATCGAGACGAAGATGCCGATCGAAGGGGTGTTCACCACTGGAGTCGGACAGCGGTACTATCGGGTTGAACCGATCGTTGGGACGCATGGACGAGGGCTTGCTGCGTTCTTGGTCATAGAAGATTTTCCCTTCTTCACGCGCGAACTCCGAGGCCGGATGGCGCAGTCTGTGCTCACGATCCTGATGTTGTTGATCGTCCTGTCGGCAATCGTGTCGATCATCATCCGGCAAGGCATCACGCAGCCGCTCCGCACCCTCACCCATCGTGTGGAGGAGATTGACGCAGGCAAGTTCGACCAGCGACTCCGCCTCCATCGCCGTGATGAGATAGGTCGCCTTGCTCAAGCGTTCGACCAGATGTGTGTTCGTCTGGAAGAAGCGTATCGGCAGTTGCTCGAAGAAGGGAAAGAGAAAGCGCACCTAGAGCGCGCCTTGCGCCACTCTGAGACCCTGGCCGCATTGGGAAAGATGGCGTCTCGCTTGGCCCATGAGATCGGCACTCCGCTCAATGTCATTCAAGGTCGCGCCGAGCAGCTCCTACGCCGTAACATCCTGGAAGAGAAAGATCGAGTATTTCTGAACGTCATCGTTTCCCAAATCGAGCGTATTAGCGGCTTCATTCGCCAACTGCTCACGTTAGCTCGTCGCCCAGAACCGCAACTACGCCCAGTTGCCGTCAACGAGATCGTTCTTCGGGTGTGGAACATTATGACGCTCCAGGAACACCCCGACGGCATCAAGATTGTCCTCGACCTTATGCTGGCGCCGCCGCCAACGCTCGGAGACCCGGATCAACTCCAACAGGTCATCCTGAATCTAACCGTCAATGCCGTGCAAGCCGTCGGCCGCGACGGTCGCGTCACGCTCCGTACTCGGGTGGACACCGCCAACGCTTCGTTGCACGGAGAGAGCATCGTCATCGAGGTGGCGGATACTGGCCCAGGGATTGCACAGTCAGAACAAGCCCAGGTCTTTGAGCCCTTCTTTACAACAAAGGGCATGGAAGGCGGCACGGGGTTAGGATTAGCTATTTGCAAGGAGATTGTTTTGAACCACCATGGGGAGATCCGTGTCGAGAGCGAGAAAGGGACAGGAACACGATTTGTCGTCGCCCTTCCAACGACGAGCGTGCGGACAGATCAGCCATCGCTCTTAGGCAACCTGCAACGGGAGCACGATTATGACAACGACATCGCCTAG
- a CDS encoding tail fiber protein: MLLEEHLWDIHPWRDCLRVMPKYYMKKGRKDYMRRVVCSLQHGLARAVVVGGLLAALGETPEPLHAADLSVQYAVDATKLKKVKDGAVFNFKLYNDAACTNPPVRSQLVLVEDVAVLKELRLLKRIGASAPPKTAHLEQVMTNVTPHPDLFLSVSGSGIVPVGGSCQRQLTPALGTSAVAGTLIMWSGTLATIPTGWALCDGTNGAPDLRDRFIRGASDGQAPGETGGATTHSHTINNHTHSFSDSTSSDASGSSVSPSFLGAEVASPHSHDHSVSGTTGNPGSPSTTSVAHLPPFFKLAFLMKLP; this comes from the coding sequence ATGCTTCTCGAAGAGCATCTGTGGGACATCCACCCATGGAGAGATTGCTTACGCGTCATGCCCAAGTATTACATGAAGAAAGGAAGAAAAGACTATATGCGAAGAGTTGTATGTTCGCTTCAGCATGGGCTCGCTCGGGCAGTCGTGGTCGGAGGTCTGCTAGCCGCTCTCGGCGAGACACCGGAACCTCTCCACGCTGCGGACCTATCCGTGCAGTATGCGGTGGACGCCACCAAACTCAAAAAAGTCAAAGACGGAGCCGTGTTCAACTTTAAGCTCTATAATGACGCGGCTTGCACCAATCCACCGGTGCGCAGCCAGCTTGTCCTCGTCGAGGACGTTGCCGTGCTGAAAGAATTGCGCCTGCTGAAACGGATCGGTGCCTCGGCGCCACCCAAAACCGCGCACCTTGAGCAGGTCATGACCAACGTCACGCCCCACCCCGATCTTTTTTTAAGCGTGAGTGGCAGCGGAATTGTCCCGGTCGGCGGGAGTTGCCAACGGCAACTGACCCCCGCGTTGGGCACGAGCGCCGTAGCCGGGACGCTTATCATGTGGTCCGGCACCTTGGCGACGATCCCCACCGGTTGGGCGCTGTGTGACGGCACCAACGGCGCCCCCGATCTCCGAGATCGGTTCATTCGCGGCGCATCTGACGGGCAGGCTCCTGGGGAGACTGGCGGCGCCACGACGCACAGTCATACCATCAACAACCACACGCATTCGTTTTCGGACTCCACTTCGTCAGATGCCAGTGGAAGCTCCGTCAGCCCATCGTTTCTGGGCGCCGAGGTCGCTTCCCCTCATAGCCACGATCATTCAGTCAGTGGCACAACCGGCAATCCAGGATCGCCGTCCACAACCTCCGTCGCTCACCTGCCGCCATTCTTCAAACTGGCGTTTCTGATGAAACTGCCATAA
- a CDS encoding sigma-54-dependent Fis family transcriptional regulator, producing the protein MTTTSPRLRGRILVLDDEREMAAFLADLLTDEGYAVETYQQGEAVLSALEKGGADLLVTDLVMKGMQGLEMLRAAKQRDPHLAIVMITAFGTIESAVEAMRLGAFYYLTKPFKAADLLLVVERAFEERHLRTEIRRLQHEVEAHYHFDKIIGKSAAMQRVFTLVHRLKDSTVNILLTGESGTGKDLLARTLHYHSARAQAPFVPVNCAAIPEQLLEAELFGYVQGAFTDARKDKKGLFTEAHRGTLFLDEVGELPLLLQTKLLRVIEDKEVRPLGSTKGEKTDVRIIAATNRDLRRAVQEGSFRQDLYYRLNVVDIHLPSLRERLEDVPLLIQHFFEKSAQSSRVHRFSSDALRALLNYPWPGNVRELENVIERALVLCMGEEIALDDLPAHVTGSQSHLLTLHDALLRRRPLIDIEREYTLLALELTEGKKKEAAELLGIDRKTLYRKLEEYSRAPEEQTADK; encoded by the coding sequence ATGACAACGACATCGCCTAGGCTACGAGGGCGCATCCTCGTCCTCGATGACGAACGGGAGATGGCTGCATTCCTAGCGGATCTCTTGACCGACGAGGGCTATGCGGTCGAAACTTACCAGCAAGGGGAAGCCGTCCTTTCGGCGCTAGAGAAAGGCGGAGCAGATCTTCTTGTCACGGATTTGGTGATGAAAGGCATGCAGGGCCTGGAAATGCTCCGAGCAGCGAAGCAGCGCGATCCGCACTTGGCCATTGTCATGATCACTGCGTTCGGCACGATCGAAAGCGCGGTCGAAGCTATGCGGCTCGGCGCTTTCTACTATCTGACGAAACCGTTCAAAGCTGCGGATCTTTTGCTTGTTGTCGAACGCGCCTTCGAAGAGCGCCATCTGCGCACCGAAATTCGCCGTCTTCAACATGAGGTGGAAGCGCACTACCATTTCGACAAGATTATCGGCAAGAGCGCGGCCATGCAGCGTGTCTTTACCTTGGTGCACCGTCTTAAAGACAGCACGGTAAATATACTGCTGACCGGAGAAAGCGGTACCGGCAAGGACCTCTTAGCTCGGACGCTGCATTACCACAGCGCGCGAGCGCAGGCGCCGTTCGTACCTGTCAATTGCGCTGCGATTCCCGAACAACTGCTGGAAGCGGAGCTGTTCGGCTACGTGCAGGGCGCCTTCACCGACGCACGGAAGGACAAGAAGGGACTTTTTACCGAAGCACACCGCGGGACACTCTTCCTCGATGAGGTTGGGGAACTGCCATTGTTGCTGCAAACGAAATTGCTGCGGGTCATCGAAGATAAAGAAGTGCGCCCGCTGGGCTCGACCAAAGGGGAAAAGACCGACGTCCGCATTATCGCGGCGACGAATCGTGACCTGCGACGAGCCGTCCAAGAGGGTTCTTTCCGCCAGGACCTCTACTATCGCCTCAACGTGGTAGATATTCACCTGCCATCGCTCCGTGAGCGTCTCGAAGATGTTCCGCTGTTAATCCAACATTTTTTCGAGAAATCCGCGCAATCCTCGCGCGTCCACCGGTTTTCTTCCGACGCGTTGCGCGCACTGCTCAATTATCCCTGGCCGGGGAATGTCAGAGAACTGGAAAACGTCATCGAACGGGCTTTGGTGCTCTGTATGGGGGAAGAAATCGCGCTGGACGATCTGCCCGCTCATGTAACCGGAAGCCAGTCACATCTGCTCACACTGCACGATGCCTTGCTGCGTCGACGGCCGCTTATCGATATCGAACGCGAGTACACGCTCTTGGCACTGGAGCTGACGGAAGGGAAGAAGAAAGAAGCTGCAGAATTGTTGGGCATCGATCGTAAGACGCTCTATCGTAAGCTGGAAGAATACAGCAGAGCGCCCGAGGAGCAGACTGCCGACAAGTAG
- a CDS encoding glycosyltransferase yields the protein MFEPYQEIVGQPVLDELMRLAEALRGRTLQHINSTRSGGGVAEILHRLTPLTEALGIRTQWDVVTGPAEFFEVTKAFHNTLQGDEQELSQEDFDTYLDCLRHNAQRLSPAGDVVMVHDPQPAYLIEHWRRAKARLVWRCHIDVSRPNERVWRFLRHAVRYAHAAVFHVPQFARDLAIPQLIIAPSIDPLSEKNRDLGEAEISAVTDRFGIDRSRPLLVQVSRFDHFKDPLGVIAAYRLVRPTFDCQLVLAGGGAADDPEGEQVLAEVREAADGDPDIFVLELPPDSDLEINALQRAATVILQKSTREGFGLTVTEGLWKGKPVIGGAVGGIPAQIIHGVNGFLVHSPEGAAFRLRFLLTHPHAAERMGTKGREYVRRNFLMTRHLRDYLLLMLTCLYGKGASPLFVQAGVLGLTPFAPPAGSGLA from the coding sequence ATGTTTGAGCCTTATCAAGAAATAGTCGGTCAGCCGGTGCTGGACGAACTGATGCGTTTGGCGGAAGCGTTGCGGGGTCGCACTCTCCAGCATATCAACTCGACGCGTAGCGGCGGAGGTGTCGCCGAAATTCTCCACCGTCTCACGCCGTTGACGGAGGCGCTTGGGATTCGGACGCAGTGGGATGTCGTCACCGGCCCGGCGGAGTTCTTCGAAGTTACGAAAGCGTTTCATAACACCTTGCAAGGCGACGAACAGGAACTGTCACAAGAGGACTTCGATACGTATCTCGACTGCCTGCGCCACAATGCCCAACGCCTCAGCCCCGCAGGCGATGTGGTCATGGTGCACGATCCTCAGCCTGCTTACCTCATCGAACACTGGCGGCGAGCGAAAGCACGGCTGGTGTGGCGTTGTCACATCGACGTTTCCCGCCCGAACGAACGAGTATGGCGGTTCCTCCGGCACGCCGTCCGCTACGCCCACGCCGCTGTGTTCCACGTGCCGCAGTTCGCGCGCGATCTTGCGATTCCTCAATTGATTATCGCGCCTTCGATCGATCCGCTGAGCGAAAAGAATCGCGACTTGGGCGAGGCCGAGATCTCCGCCGTTACCGACCGGTTCGGTATAGATCGCTCGCGACCGCTGCTTGTGCAAGTGTCCCGTTTCGATCACTTCAAGGACCCATTGGGCGTGATTGCCGCGTATCGGTTGGTGCGGCCAACCTTCGATTGCCAGTTGGTGCTAGCTGGTGGTGGCGCCGCCGACGATCCCGAAGGAGAGCAGGTGCTGGCCGAGGTGCGCGAAGCTGCGGATGGCGATCCGGATATCTTCGTTCTCGAATTGCCGCCGGACAGCGACCTCGAGATTAATGCGTTGCAACGCGCCGCCACCGTGATCCTCCAGAAATCCACCCGCGAGGGATTCGGGCTTACCGTGACCGAAGGACTCTGGAAAGGGAAACCCGTGATCGGCGGCGCGGTAGGCGGCATTCCGGCCCAGATCATCCACGGGGTGAACGGATTTCTCGTGCATTCGCCCGAAGGGGCGGCGTTTCGTCTGCGTTTTCTTCTGACGCATCCACACGCGGCCGAACGAATGGGTACCAAAGGCCGCGAATACGTTCGGCGAAATTTTCTCATGACGCGCCACTTGCGAGACTATCTGTTGCTCATGCTCACTTGTCTTTACGGGAAAGGCGCGAGTCCTTTGTTCGTACAAGCGGGAGTTCTCGGCCTCACGCCCTTCGCCCCGCCCGCAGGGAGCGGTTTGGCGTGA